The following coding sequences lie in one Paraflavitalea devenefica genomic window:
- a CDS encoding RagB/SusD family nutrient uptake outer membrane protein, with protein sequence MKKINLYIAVITLLSLAACNKSFLDTEDVTSISDQNFYKTPNDAYKALVGVYDGLQRVWSGGMAVPLAAEIMSDNAFGGAGNADGFGIQMVDEFDKQRSPSDQNMFEGDWKDYYKAIYRANMLLTHLDQVDWKGQGALRNVYESEARFIRANCYFDMVRLWGHVPLLTKPSTENVAQAEPDSVYRLIADDLKFAVANLPAVKYTAQAPATYGRVTKWAAASLLGRVFLYYTGYYNKPDLAGVVSKSQALAYVEDVIANGGFGLVDNFANLWPAASLNNYVGEDNKETVFAIKYTYTSDWNGNVDGNNWLVMFGIRVQNIYPYGLGWGGGTVNPKLWNAYGANDSRRVATIISISDENLDFKNLKDQREYTGYYMKKYTPMADAAGKSLAEKMGGVSFMISQFEDYVSIRYADVLLMAAELGSPKAQQHFDAVRQRAFGSNFVQIPVSQGNIMNERKLEFAGEGIRYWDLLRQGVNAAATAIAESVTLQNGGVNTLKTITAAKITETKGLSQIPYSQITLSNEVLKQNAGW encoded by the coding sequence ATGAAAAAAATAAATCTATATATCGCGGTAATTACCTTGTTGTCGCTGGCTGCTTGTAATAAAAGCTTTCTGGACACGGAAGATGTAACAAGTATTTCGGATCAGAATTTTTATAAAACTCCCAACGATGCCTATAAGGCGCTGGTGGGGGTGTATGATGGATTGCAACGTGTATGGTCAGGCGGAATGGCGGTGCCACTGGCGGCAGAAATCATGTCGGACAATGCATTTGGCGGCGCCGGTAATGCAGACGGTTTTGGCATTCAAATGGTGGACGAGTTTGATAAACAGCGTTCGCCCAGTGATCAAAATATGTTTGAGGGTGACTGGAAAGATTATTATAAGGCTATCTACCGTGCCAATATGTTGTTAACGCATCTTGACCAGGTGGATTGGAAAGGGCAGGGGGCTTTGCGCAATGTTTATGAGTCTGAAGCCAGGTTCATCCGCGCTAATTGTTATTTTGATATGGTAAGGTTGTGGGGACATGTTCCGTTGCTTACCAAGCCTTCCACGGAAAATGTTGCGCAGGCGGAACCCGATAGTGTTTACCGGCTTATTGCTGATGACCTGAAATTTGCTGTGGCGAATCTTCCGGCAGTAAAATATACCGCCCAGGCGCCTGCTACTTATGGAAGGGTGACCAAATGGGCTGCAGCGTCCTTGCTTGGCCGTGTATTTCTTTACTATACTGGTTATTACAATAAACCGGATCTGGCAGGTGTCGTTTCCAAATCGCAGGCACTGGCTTACGTGGAAGATGTAATTGCGAATGGGGGATTTGGATTGGTAGACAATTTTGCCAATCTCTGGCCTGCAGCTTCGCTGAATAATTATGTGGGTGAAGATAATAAGGAAACAGTTTTTGCTATCAAATACACGTATACGAGCGACTGGAATGGCAATGTGGATGGCAATAACTGGCTGGTGATGTTTGGCATCCGGGTTCAGAATATTTATCCTTATGGCCTGGGATGGGGAGGCGGAACTGTGAATCCCAAACTTTGGAATGCTTATGGAGCGAACGACAGCCGCCGCGTTGCTACTATTATTTCCATTAGCGATGAAAACCTTGACTTCAAGAACTTAAAAGACCAGCGGGAATACACGGGGTATTACATGAAGAAATACACGCCGATGGCTGATGCTGCAGGTAAAAGCCTTGCCGAAAAAATGGGTGGCGTAAGCTTCATGATCAGCCAGTTTGAAGATTATGTTTCTATTCGTTATGCAGACGTGTTATTGATGGCTGCTGAATTGGGCTCTCCCAAAGCGCAACAACATTTTGATGCGGTACGCCAGAGAGCATTCGGTTCCAACTTTGTTCAAATACCGGTAAGCCAGGGAAATATTATGAATGAAAGAAAGCTGGAGTTTGCAGGGGAGGGGATCCGTTACTGGGATCTGCTTCGCCAGGGAGTAAATGCAGCTGCCACTGCCATTGCCGAATCGGTAACGCTTCAAAATGGCGGCGTGAATACCCTAAAAACCATTACAGCAGCAAAGATCACTGAAACAAAAGGGTTGTCGCAAATTCCTTATTCCCAGATCACTTTGTCAAATGAAGTGTTGAAGCAAAATGCAGGATGGTAA
- a CDS encoding SusC/RagA family TonB-linked outer membrane protein gives MKSIKTVRLRTLLLWGIFSIFLANTNAVAQTEKVTGRVISQRIATPVSAATVTVKNTSRTTMTDQDGKFTINASTGEVLVISSIGFTAREVRVGSGDLNIQLQEAENQLEGVVVIGYGTQKKKLVTGANLQVKGEDLQKQNTTNALQALQGQATGVQITSSSGQPGDGFNVIIRGKGTIGNFGPLVVVDGVQGVNLNSINPADIESIDVLKDAASAAIYGSQAANGVILVTTRSGKQNQKAQITLDVYYGLQNVPKKAQLLDAKGYATIMNEQAVNSGKIPYFTNDEISKLPVNTNWLDQMFVKNVPTQNYVLGAQGGNAGSTYSTSLGYTSQGGIVGGKNISYYERYTFKINSEHNLYQNIIKLGEHLTFNNVNNHGIQTGGQYNNTLRAAFSTSPFLPMYDASGDFFRSDSLRWNPGTVGDPQWDNGVSNPYAAMYYGSNGRNKNQGLFGDAYLQIEPIKGLRIRTSVGLNYWSNQSHGFTPPYHLSVFARVDTSTVYQSMGTGQTLQFDNTVSYDFKVAKEHSFGVMAGSSALKTKGSGLYGTNWDLRVLDLQHAYLDVAQDRSAQSNHLSATGAPFESALMSYFGRLQYNFQEKYLFNATFRADASSNFAPGHRWGYFPSVSAGWIASREAFMQTIRGLDFFKLRASWGQVGNQNIAGYQYLSLISFNQAGYSFGPVEGSNVQGAWPSSLGNPGIKWETSEQFNIGFDATLLKGLNVSFDYYIKKTRDWLINVPVLATSGVENITINGGDVKNTGVELALNYRNSIGKNFNYSIAANGSYNKNTIGNIPTKDHIIHGNTNVLFANALEFYRAQNGFPVGYFWGLKTAGVFQTEEEVNAYRGKTGNPIQPGVKPGDLRYVDLNGDGVIDNNDRTKIGDPNPDFIFGFNVSLEYKGFDFLVQASGVAGNQLVQSWRSPGGRANYSAEILERWTGPGSSNRIPRVTEEGTNWAQFSDLYVYDGSYLRINTITLGYDFARIAKKSFLSKVRLYASVLNAFTFTKYNGMDPEVGHNEGFSSGVDVGYYPRPRTIMAGASIRF, from the coding sequence ATGAAATCAATCAAAACGGTTCGCTTGCGAACATTGCTGCTATGGGGCATTTTCTCAATATTCCTGGCAAACACAAATGCCGTTGCCCAAACGGAAAAAGTGACCGGTAGGGTCATTAGCCAACGTATAGCAACGCCGGTGTCGGCTGCAACGGTTACTGTAAAAAACACCAGTCGCACTACCATGACTGACCAGGACGGGAAGTTTACCATCAATGCCTCAACCGGTGAGGTGCTGGTAATTTCTTCCATCGGTTTTACTGCCCGGGAGGTAAGGGTGGGCTCCGGCGATCTGAATATTCAGTTGCAGGAAGCTGAAAACCAACTCGAAGGAGTAGTGGTGATCGGCTACGGCACGCAAAAGAAAAAATTAGTGACCGGCGCCAACCTGCAGGTGAAAGGGGAGGATCTTCAAAAGCAAAATACCACCAATGCGTTGCAGGCCTTACAGGGCCAGGCCACGGGTGTACAGATCACTTCTTCTTCCGGGCAACCAGGTGACGGATTCAACGTGATCATCAGAGGTAAAGGTACCATTGGCAATTTTGGGCCACTGGTGGTGGTTGATGGTGTTCAGGGAGTGAACCTGAATTCAATCAACCCTGCCGATATTGAATCCATTGATGTTTTAAAGGATGCTGCTTCTGCGGCCATCTATGGTTCGCAGGCTGCTAATGGTGTCATCCTGGTTACCACAAGATCAGGAAAACAAAATCAAAAAGCACAGATCACGTTGGATGTTTACTATGGTCTTCAAAATGTACCCAAGAAAGCACAGTTATTAGATGCAAAAGGGTATGCCACGATCATGAATGAGCAGGCCGTTAATTCCGGCAAGATCCCCTACTTCACGAATGATGAAATCAGCAAGCTGCCGGTGAATACGAACTGGCTCGATCAAATGTTCGTGAAGAATGTTCCCACACAAAATTATGTATTGGGCGCCCAGGGCGGAAATGCAGGATCTACATATTCGACATCCCTGGGTTATACGAGCCAGGGCGGGATTGTTGGCGGTAAAAATATCTCGTATTACGAACGCTATACTTTCAAAATTAACTCTGAGCATAATTTGTATCAGAATATTATCAAGTTAGGCGAGCATCTTACGTTCAACAACGTAAACAACCATGGTATTCAAACCGGTGGGCAGTACAATAATACTTTACGGGCTGCCTTTTCTACCTCTCCTTTCCTGCCGATGTACGATGCATCAGGCGACTTCTTCAGGTCAGATAGCCTTCGATGGAACCCCGGAACTGTAGGTGACCCGCAGTGGGACAATGGTGTATCCAATCCGTATGCAGCGATGTATTACGGCTCCAATGGCAGGAACAAGAACCAGGGATTGTTTGGTGATGCGTATTTGCAAATTGAACCCATTAAAGGGTTGAGGATTCGCACAAGCGTGGGCCTGAATTATTGGAGTAACCAAAGCCATGGATTTACACCTCCCTACCACCTTTCTGTTTTTGCGCGCGTTGATACCTCCACCGTGTATCAGTCAATGGGCACTGGTCAAACCCTTCAATTTGATAATACCGTGAGCTACGATTTTAAGGTAGCAAAAGAGCACAGCTTCGGTGTGATGGCTGGAAGTTCAGCATTGAAAACAAAAGGTTCCGGTCTGTATGGTACCAACTGGGACTTGCGTGTACTTGACTTGCAGCATGCCTATCTGGACGTTGCCCAGGATCGGTCGGCGCAATCCAATCACCTTTCTGCAACCGGTGCGCCTTTTGAATCGGCATTGATGTCTTACTTCGGAAGATTGCAATACAACTTCCAGGAGAAATACTTGTTCAATGCTACTTTCCGTGCCGATGCCTCCTCCAATTTTGCACCCGGTCATCGCTGGGGCTATTTCCCTTCCGTGTCAGCAGGATGGATTGCATCGAGGGAAGCTTTTATGCAAACCATTCGCGGACTGGATTTCTTTAAACTCAGGGCAAGCTGGGGCCAGGTAGGCAATCAAAATATTGCGGGATATCAATATTTGTCACTGATAAGCTTTAACCAGGCTGGTTATAGTTTTGGGCCTGTTGAAGGTAGCAACGTACAAGGCGCCTGGCCAAGCAGTCTCGGAAATCCAGGGATAAAATGGGAAACATCAGAGCAATTCAATATTGGATTTGATGCAACGCTGTTGAAAGGGCTGAATGTTAGTTTCGATTATTACATTAAAAAAACAAGGGATTGGTTGATTAACGTACCTGTTCTTGCTACCTCAGGCGTTGAAAATATAACCATCAATGGTGGCGATGTAAAGAATACCGGCGTTGAGCTGGCGCTTAATTACCGTAACAGCATAGGCAAAAATTTTAATTATTCCATTGCCGCTAACGGTTCGTATAATAAAAATACGATTGGGAACATTCCTACCAAAGATCACATCATTCATGGTAATACCAATGTGTTGTTTGCCAATGCACTGGAGTTTTACAGGGCACAAAACGGCTTTCCCGTTGGATATTTCTGGGGTTTAAAAACGGCAGGCGTATTCCAAACCGAAGAAGAGGTAAATGCTTACAGAGGTAAGACAGGCAATCCCATTCAGCCTGGTGTAAAGCCAGGTGATCTTCGCTATGTTGATTTGAATGGAGATGGCGTTATCGATAATAACGACAGAACAAAGATCGGTGATCCTAATCCTGATTTCATTTTCGGATTTAATGTATCACTAGAGTATAAAGGTTTTGATTTCCTGGTGCAGGCATCGGGCGTAGCCGGCAACCAATTGGTACAATCATGGAGAAGTCCGGGTGGCCGTGCAAATTATTCTGCGGAGATACTGGAACGCTGGACTGGTCCCGGATCATCGAATAGAATTCCAAGAGTAACGGAAGAAGGTACCAACTGGGCGCAATTCTCCGACCTGTACGTTTATGATGGCAGTTATCTGCGCATCAATACCATCACACTTGGCTATGATTTTGCGAGGATCGCCAAGAAGAGTTTCCTGAGTAAAGTAAGACTGTATGCGTCTGTATTGAATGCCTTTACATTCACCAAATACAACGGAATGGACCCTGAAGTCGGTCACAATGAAGGCTTTTCTTCAGGAGTGGATGTAGGTTACTATCCAAGACCTAGAACCATAATGGCTGGTGCAAGCATCCGTTTTTAA
- a CDS encoding hybrid sensor histidine kinase/response regulator transcription factor encodes MRFFICVVLLLQSLSLFAQSEHYNFYKLDTYTGLSHNQVNTILKDQDGFVWFGTMSGLNRYDGYSCKVFRKKYNDSSSLLDNNIRSLYELPNRKIWVLTMGGACIYNSSTEKFDVNYNGYLQSLGLPSGTIANIVKGNNGRYWFLYDNLDLYLYLGTEKKIRPFRKKQDFNDPEKITSLKETKDGKLWLVYQNGLLQKYDINSNEIVFSSTTFQNLNKGTGPYGLFIDNDGDIWLWGLNNGVFLFQPQDNSIKQFNENSFPSRLNANLVSQIVQDNKGLIWVATDHGGVTLIDKKDKFRTSYLLNDPKDLRSLGQNSITSMYKDDNGIIWLGTYKQGVSYLNSNVVLFPLYRHQESNVKSLPYDDVNRFVEDKSGNIWIGTNGGGLIFFDRKLKTFKQYLHDPYNKNSLSNNVIVSLCIDHENVLWIGTYFGGLNSFDGRKFTHYRHSDSDTSSLANDNVWEIFEDREQNLWIGTLGSGLDLFDRATNRFKHKQYNKGLQNPFPFDYISTMLQDKKGDLWVGTSGGIVIFEKDKTIPVFYQSSKDKNDLSNNSIICLLEDSKGRIWVGTREGLNLFNEQAKQFQTFTTSDGLPDNMILNILEDDHQTLWLSTPNGLCNVIPKQNKSGLVFSAINYDETNNLQNREFNDNAALRTRAGELIFGGPSGFNIIDPSTIRQPVYRPKIVFTGLQILNNTVEPGELINNRVLLQQSLSQLQSIGLKYKENVFSIEFASLDFGHSARNKYAYMMEGFNTDWLYADGSQRRATYTNLGPGHYTFKVKALTTDGLWSEVKTLQVNIEPPFWRTPLAYLIYALIAAGLFTLARRITLDRIHMRFELKQQRREAERAHALDQLKTKFFTNVSHEFRTPLSLIIAPLNKIIDHTADEEQRKQLNLVQRNAKRLLNLVNQLLDFRKMEVQEIKLHPSIGDIVRFCKDISHSFMDIAEKKRIQFSFSANIDSLEIYFDKDKMEKILFNLLSNAFKYTHDNGMVSINLVYNPPAKEEGDGTLAIEVKDTGIGIPADKHDKIFERFFQTDMPADMVNQGTGIGLAITKEFVKLHQGIIRVQSEPGKGTCFTVLLPAKKIGEPLPRTTTHPIPAAETEQVILEESQKSGKKKTILIVEDNEDLRFYLKDNLKAQYHVEEAVNGKEGWGKIKLLNPDLVVSDIMMPLMDGVELARKIKTETLTAHIPVILLTAMGSEEKQLEGLKVGVNDYITKPFTFEILASRIRNLLAQQMLLQKRFRTQIEVNPSEVTVTSVDEKFLQQALELVEKHMDNPEFSVEDFSRDMFMNRVTLYRKIHSLTGKSPLEFIRSIRLKRAARLLDKSGMSVAEIAYEVGFNNPKIFTKFFKEEFKVTPSQYAVNQKDQSA; translated from the coding sequence ATGCGTTTTTTTATTTGTGTTGTTTTGCTGTTACAATCGCTTTCCCTTTTTGCTCAAAGTGAGCACTATAATTTTTACAAACTCGACACGTATACCGGTCTTTCACATAATCAGGTCAATACCATATTAAAAGACCAGGACGGTTTTGTATGGTTTGGCACTATGTCTGGCCTCAACCGCTATGATGGATATTCCTGCAAGGTATTCCGTAAAAAATACAATGACAGCTCTTCGCTGTTGGATAACAATATTCGTTCACTTTATGAACTTCCCAACAGGAAAATATGGGTATTAACAATGGGGGGAGCCTGTATTTATAATTCGTCTACTGAGAAATTCGATGTTAATTATAATGGCTATTTGCAGTCGCTCGGTTTGCCTTCCGGTACAATAGCCAATATTGTAAAAGGGAACAACGGGAGGTATTGGTTCCTTTATGACAACCTGGACCTGTACCTCTATTTGGGTACAGAAAAAAAAATAAGACCTTTCAGGAAAAAGCAGGACTTTAATGATCCCGAAAAAATTACTTCCCTAAAAGAAACAAAAGACGGGAAATTGTGGCTGGTGTATCAGAATGGATTGTTGCAAAAATATGATATCAATTCAAATGAGATCGTTTTCTCCAGTACCACGTTTCAAAACCTGAACAAAGGCACTGGTCCTTATGGCCTTTTTATCGATAATGATGGCGATATCTGGCTGTGGGGTCTCAATAATGGAGTTTTTCTTTTTCAACCACAGGATAATTCGATCAAACAGTTTAATGAAAATTCATTTCCTTCCAGGCTGAACGCAAACCTGGTGAGTCAAATCGTTCAGGATAACAAAGGCTTGATTTGGGTGGCAACGGACCATGGCGGTGTAACGCTGATCGATAAAAAAGATAAGTTCCGAACCAGTTATCTTCTCAACGACCCCAAAGATCTGCGGAGTCTCGGTCAAAACAGTATAACCTCCATGTATAAAGACGATAATGGAATTATCTGGCTGGGAACTTATAAACAGGGCGTTAGTTATCTAAATAGTAATGTTGTACTGTTTCCGCTTTATCGTCACCAGGAATCGAATGTAAAGAGCCTTCCATACGACGATGTCAACAGGTTTGTCGAGGATAAATCCGGTAATATCTGGATTGGGACCAATGGAGGGGGGCTGATTTTTTTCGACAGAAAGTTAAAAACATTCAAACAATACCTGCACGATCCCTACAATAAAAATAGCCTGAGCAATAACGTAATTGTAAGCTTGTGCATCGATCATGAGAATGTTCTTTGGATAGGAACTTACTTTGGCGGCCTCAACAGCTTCGATGGGAGAAAGTTCACACACTACAGGCATAGCGATAGTGATACTTCGAGTTTGGCCAATGATAATGTGTGGGAAATATTTGAAGACCGGGAACAGAATTTGTGGATAGGTACCCTGGGTAGCGGTTTGGACCTTTTTGACAGAGCAACAAACCGGTTTAAGCATAAGCAATACAATAAAGGGCTACAGAATCCATTTCCTTTCGACTATATTTCCACTATGCTGCAGGATAAGAAAGGGGATTTGTGGGTGGGTACCTCCGGTGGGATCGTCATCTTTGAAAAGGATAAAACTATCCCGGTTTTTTATCAGAGCTCAAAAGATAAAAATGATTTAAGCAACAATAGTATTATTTGTCTTTTGGAAGACAGTAAGGGACGAATTTGGGTAGGCACCCGGGAGGGATTGAATTTGTTCAATGAGCAGGCAAAACAATTTCAGACATTCACTACATCAGATGGCCTGCCCGATAATATGATATTGAACATTCTTGAGGATGATCATCAGACGCTTTGGCTTTCTACTCCCAACGGACTGTGTAATGTCATTCCAAAACAAAACAAATCCGGTCTTGTTTTTTCTGCCATTAATTATGACGAGACGAACAACCTGCAGAACCGTGAATTCAATGACAATGCAGCACTCAGAACACGGGCGGGGGAACTGATCTTCGGAGGTCCTTCCGGTTTTAATATTATTGATCCTTCTACAATTCGGCAACCTGTTTATCGCCCTAAAATTGTTTTCACGGGTTTGCAAATATTAAATAATACTGTTGAGCCCGGGGAATTGATCAATAACCGTGTGCTGTTGCAGCAATCTTTGTCGCAACTTCAAAGTATTGGCCTGAAGTACAAAGAAAATGTTTTCTCTATTGAATTTGCCTCTCTGGATTTTGGGCATAGTGCCCGCAATAAATATGCATACATGATGGAAGGGTTTAATACAGATTGGTTGTATGCTGATGGCAGCCAGAGGAGGGCCACCTACACAAACCTTGGCCCCGGTCATTATACCTTTAAAGTAAAGGCTTTAACAACGGATGGTTTGTGGAGTGAGGTGAAAACCTTACAGGTCAATATTGAGCCGCCATTCTGGCGAACGCCGCTTGCCTATCTTATTTACGCGTTAATAGCTGCAGGATTGTTCACGCTGGCCCGGCGTATTACCCTGGACAGGATACACATGCGCTTTGAACTGAAACAACAACGCAGGGAAGCGGAAAGGGCCCATGCGCTGGATCAGTTAAAAACAAAATTCTTTACCAATGTGAGCCACGAATTCCGTACACCGTTAAGCCTCATCATAGCACCGTTGAACAAGATCATTGACCATACGGCCGATGAAGAGCAAAGAAAGCAACTGAATCTTGTTCAGCGGAATGCAAAACGATTATTAAACCTGGTAAATCAACTGCTCGATTTCAGGAAGATGGAAGTACAGGAAATAAAATTGCATCCTTCCATAGGCGATATTGTCAGGTTTTGCAAAGACATCAGCCACTCTTTTATGGATATTGCGGAAAAGAAGCGCATTCAATTTTCTTTCTCTGCTAATATTGATAGCCTGGAAATTTACTTCGACAAGGATAAAATGGAGAAGATCTTATTCAACCTGCTTTCCAATGCCTTTAAATATACACACGATAACGGCATGGTGAGCATCAATCTTGTGTACAATCCGCCTGCAAAAGAGGAAGGTGATGGCACGTTGGCCATAGAAGTAAAAGATACAGGCATCGGAATTCCTGCCGATAAACACGATAAGATATTCGAAAGGTTCTTTCAAACTGATATGCCGGCAGATATGGTGAACCAGGGAACAGGTATTGGTTTGGCCATTACAAAAGAGTTTGTAAAACTGCACCAGGGGATCATAAGGGTACAAAGCGAACCGGGGAAAGGCACTTGTTTTACCGTTTTACTGCCTGCAAAAAAGATAGGGGAGCCTTTACCCCGCACCACCACCCACCCCATACCGGCAGCAGAAACAGAACAGGTAATATTGGAAGAAAGCCAAAAGAGCGGTAAGAAAAAAACGATACTAATAGTAGAAGACAATGAAGACCTTCGTTTTTATTTAAAAGACAACCTGAAAGCACAATATCATGTTGAAGAAGCCGTGAACGGAAAGGAGGGTTGGGGAAAAATAAAACTGCTGAACCCGGACCTGGTAGTCAGCGACATTATGATGCCTTTAATGGATGGCGTTGAACTGGCCAGGAAAATTAAAACCGAAACGCTTACTGCCCACATCCCGGTCATCCTGCTGACGGCCATGGGAAGTGAGGAGAAACAACTGGAGGGTTTGAAAGTGGGGGTCAATGATTACATTACCAAGCCTTTCACTTTTGAAATATTGGCTTCCCGGATCAGGAACCTGTTGGCCCAGCAAATGTTATTGCAAAAAAGGTTCCGGACGCAGATCGAGGTTAATCCGTCGGAAGTAACAGTAACATCTGTTGACGAAAAGTTTTTGCAACAGGCGCTGGAACTTGTTGAAAAACACATGGATAACCCTGAATTTTCTGTAGAGGATTTTAGCCGGGATATGTTTATGAACCGGGTCACCCTGTACAGAAAGATCCATTCGCTTACCGGCAAGTCGCCCCTGGAGTTTATCCGTTCCATCCGTTTGAAAAGAGCTGCCCGGTTATTAGATAAAAGCGGAATGTCTGTTGCCGAAATTGCCTACGAAGTAGGGTTCAACAACCCCAAGATCTTCACTAAATTTTTTAAAGAAGAATTTAAGGTTACGCCTTCGCAATATGCAGTCAATCAAAAAGATCAAAGCGCTTAA
- a CDS encoding alpha-L-fucosidase → MTRFCVFGLLLNICMFSFSYAQTKAPQPFGPVPNANQMRWQEMEYYAFLHYSTNTYTDQEWGYGEDDPKIFNPDKLDCRQWVRVCKEAGMKGIILTAKHHSGFCLWPSKYTEYSVKNSPWRGGKGDIVRDLANACKEYSLKLGIYLSPWDRNHPGYGRPEYITYFRNQLRELLTNYGDIFEIWFDGANGGSGYYGGVRETRKIDRTTYYDWPNTYKLIRELQPRIVIWNDGGDRADLRWVGTEGGWVGETNWSLLNATGDVPWDMLHHGVENGDSWVPGEVNTSIRPGWFYHEYEDSRVKTLPQLLNTWYSSFGRNGTLLLNFPIDRHGLIHENDERAALQLAKSVRETFAVNLAAKSKVKASNVRGNDKKFDAGKVTDGDKNTYWATDDGVTTASLTIDLGKPTSFNRFLVQEYIRLGQRVKAFSVEALVNGTWKELAKATTIGYKRILLFPTVKATQVRFNITGSKSSPVISNLAIYNAPPVLTAPTITRNKTGDINIGSADKESVIYYTLDGSAPTKASIKYTGPVQTDGMIEVKAIAYDPASGKSSLVSHEKFDIARKAWKVVNIDDKQVDNIIDGNQNSTWHQGRDKKMPIDIVIDLGKVENLSGFRYLPDQEQNNGIITNYQFFVSQDNAQWKLVDEGEFSNIKNNPLWQIKKFEPVRARYIKLRALRNTQNNDAAGYAELDVMTY, encoded by the coding sequence ATGACAAGGTTTTGTGTCTTCGGATTGCTACTCAACATCTGTATGTTCAGCTTCTCGTATGCCCAAACAAAGGCGCCTCAACCTTTTGGCCCTGTTCCCAATGCAAATCAGATGCGATGGCAGGAAATGGAATATTATGCGTTTCTTCATTATTCTACAAATACTTATACAGACCAGGAATGGGGGTATGGTGAGGATGATCCAAAAATTTTTAATCCCGATAAACTGGATTGCCGCCAATGGGTGCGTGTTTGCAAGGAAGCAGGCATGAAAGGGATTATCCTGACAGCCAAACACCATTCCGGGTTTTGTTTATGGCCTTCCAAATACACCGAGTACTCTGTTAAAAATTCTCCCTGGCGCGGCGGTAAGGGTGATATCGTTCGTGATCTGGCCAACGCCTGTAAAGAATATAGCTTGAAGTTGGGCATATACCTGTCGCCCTGGGACAGAAATCATCCCGGCTATGGCCGTCCTGAATACATTACTTATTTCAGGAACCAGCTCAGGGAACTGCTTACCAATTATGGAGATATTTTCGAAATTTGGTTCGACGGGGCCAATGGCGGTTCAGGTTATTACGGCGGCGTCCGGGAAACCCGCAAGATAGATCGCACAACCTATTACGATTGGCCAAACACCTATAAACTCATCCGCGAACTACAGCCCAGGATCGTGATATGGAATGATGGCGGTGATAGAGCAGATCTGCGCTGGGTAGGAACTGAAGGTGGATGGGTCGGCGAAACAAACTGGAGCCTGTTGAACGCTACAGGCGATGTGCCGTGGGATATGTTGCATCATGGCGTAGAAAATGGCGACTCATGGGTTCCCGGCGAAGTGAATACTTCTATCCGACCCGGGTGGTTTTACCACGAATACGAAGACAGCAGGGTGAAAACATTGCCGCAATTACTGAATACCTGGTACAGTTCTTTCGGCCGGAACGGAACATTGCTGCTTAATTTTCCCATAGACAGGCATGGGTTGATACATGAAAATGACGAAAGAGCAGCACTGCAATTGGCTAAATCAGTTAGAGAGACGTTTGCAGTGAACCTGGCGGCGAAATCGAAAGTAAAAGCTTCCAACGTTCGGGGAAACGATAAAAAATTTGATGCCGGTAAGGTAACAGATGGAGATAAAAATACTTATTGGGCAACCGACGATGGCGTGACAACCGCCTCACTGACCATAGACCTGGGCAAACCCACGAGTTTCAACCGCTTTCTTGTACAGGAGTATATTCGTCTGGGGCAACGCGTGAAAGCCTTTTCCGTAGAGGCTTTGGTGAACGGGACATGGAAAGAACTGGCCAAAGCCACTACCATCGGTTATAAGCGCATCCTGCTTTTTCCCACTGTAAAGGCGACACAGGTACGTTTTAACATTACCGGTTCAAAGAGCAGTCCGGTCATTTCGAACCTGGCAATTTACAATGCTCCCCCGGTATTGACCGCCCCTACGATCACCAGGAATAAAACAGGTGATATAAACATCGGGTCGGCTGATAAGGAATCGGTAATTTATTACACACTGGACGGCAGCGCGCCAACAAAGGCGTCTATAAAATATACCGGCCCGGTTCAGACCGATGGGATGATAGAGGTGAAGGCCATCGCTTATGACCCTGCATCAGGAAAAAGCAGCCTGGTAAGCCATGAAAAATTCGATATAGCCCGGAAAGCCTGGAAGGTGGTGAATATTGATGATAAGCAAGTGGATAATATTATTGACGGCAATCAAAATTCTACCTGGCACCAGGGCAGGGATAAGAAAATGCCCATAGATATTGTCATTGATTTAGGAAAGGTGGAGAATCTGTCAGGGTTCAGGTACCTGCCTGACCAGGAACAGAATAACGGTATTATTACCAACTACCAGTTCTTTGTTTCTCAGGACAATGCGCAATGGAAACTGGTAGATGAAGGCGAGTTTTCAAATATTAAGAATAATCCCTTATGGCAAATCAAAAAGTTTGAACCGGTAAGGGCGCGTTACATTAAGCTACGTGCCTTGCGTAACACCCAGAACAACGATGCCGCCGGATATGCAGAATTGGATGTCATGACGTATTAG